A stretch of Clostridia bacterium DNA encodes these proteins:
- a CDS encoding SAM-dependent methyltransferase, with product MLKISHRLKAIANLLTDGQTIVDIGTDHAYLLIHLIEEKKYAQAVGVDIHKGPYKAAIENVAAHGLQDSIEIRLGDGLGPVSVDEMDRVAIAGMGGHTICKILTEYPEKTDKIKQLVLQPQSSPERVRKLLLELGFGITNECLIKEDKRLYLVLSASRETSIQELSWENLQIGPVLLENGSLYLVEYMGDMLHHKQFILNSLRQAKTNEQEKMKALEDEIEKLGRLIERYED from the coding sequence ATGTTGAAAATAAGCCATAGATTGAAGGCCATTGCAAACTTGTTAACGGATGGTCAAACCATAGTAGACATTGGGACTGATCATGCATATCTGCTCATACATTTGATAGAGGAAAAAAAATATGCACAAGCGGTGGGTGTGGACATTCATAAAGGTCCTTATAAGGCAGCCATTGAAAATGTTGCGGCACATGGTCTTCAGGATTCAATTGAGATTCGATTGGGAGATGGTTTAGGCCCAGTATCTGTTGATGAGATGGACCGAGTTGCCATTGCCGGCATGGGTGGGCACACTATTTGTAAAATTCTTACGGAGTATCCGGAAAAAACGGATAAGATCAAACAGTTGGTTCTCCAGCCCCAAAGTTCGCCTGAAAGAGTACGAAAACTGTTGCTGGAATTGGGCTTCGGGATCACCAACGAGTGCCTAATAAAAGAAGATAAAAGATTGTATCTTGTCTTGTCTGCCTCCCGAGAAACAAGTATCCAAGAACTATCCTGGGAAAATCTGCAAATTGGGCCTGTTTTACTTGAAAACGGGTCTCTTTATTTAGTAGAATATATGGGAGATATGTTACACCACAAACAGTTCATTCTTAATTCATTACGCCAAGCGAAAACAAATGAGCAAGAAAAGATGAAAGCCTTGGAAGATGAAATCGAGAAACTGGGAAGGTTGATAGAACGATATGAAGATTAA
- the rpoD gene encoding RNA polymerase sigma factor RpoD, giving the protein MAAKKEEVVLEEKKAPIVEEIDERIKVLEDEGKENGKVTYAMVGEIFNDFKLEPTHMKYIMEELEKVKIAIVKDETEVEVVEEDEPVEKPEIDLSIPEGVGIDDPVRMYLKEIGRVPLLTAGEEVTLAKRMEAGGADGELAKKELAEANLRLVVSIAKRYVGRGMLFLDLIQEGNLGLIKAVEKFDYTKGYKFSTYATWWIRQAITRAIADQARTIRIPVHMVETINKLIRVQRQLLQELGREPTHEEVADEMDLTVEKVREITKISQEPVSLETPIGEEEDSHLGDFIPDEDAPAPPDAASFLLLKEQLEEVLYSLTPREEKVLRLRFGLDDGRQSTLEEVGQKFGVTRERIRQIEAKALRKLRHPSRSKKLKDYLE; this is encoded by the coding sequence ATGGCAGCTAAAAAAGAAGAGGTTGTACTTGAAGAGAAGAAAGCCCCTATCGTGGAAGAAATTGACGAGAGAATTAAAGTGCTGGAGGATGAAGGCAAGGAAAATGGAAAAGTCACTTATGCAATGGTAGGCGAGATTTTCAATGATTTCAAGCTGGAACCAACACACATGAAATACATTATGGAAGAACTGGAAAAGGTGAAAATCGCGATTGTCAAGGACGAGACTGAGGTCGAAGTCGTTGAGGAAGACGAGCCTGTGGAAAAACCAGAGATCGATTTATCCATTCCGGAGGGTGTCGGTATCGACGACCCTGTTCGTATGTATCTGAAAGAAATCGGCAGGGTGCCACTACTGACTGCTGGAGAAGAAGTTACTCTTGCTAAGCGTATGGAAGCAGGGGGAGCAGACGGCGAGTTGGCTAAAAAAGAATTGGCAGAAGCCAATTTGCGTTTGGTCGTTAGTATTGCCAAGCGATATGTAGGTCGTGGCATGTTGTTTTTAGATTTAATTCAGGAAGGTAATCTCGGATTAATCAAAGCGGTAGAAAAGTTTGATTACACAAAAGGGTATAAATTTAGTACCTATGCTACTTGGTGGATACGCCAAGCCATAACAAGGGCCATTGCCGACCAGGCAAGAACTATTCGTATACCGGTCCATATGGTTGAAACCATCAATAAGCTGATTCGAGTGCAGCGCCAACTGTTGCAAGAACTCGGTCGTGAACCGACCCATGAAGAAGTAGCGGATGAAATGGACTTGACTGTAGAGAAGGTACGTGAGATCACTAAGATTTCCCAAGAACCTGTTTCGCTAGAAACACCGATTGGTGAAGAAGAGGATAGCCACTTAGGCGATTTCATACCTGATGAAGATGCTCCTGCTCCACCGGATGCGGCTAGTTTTCTACTTTTGAAGGAACAACTTGAAGAAGTACTATATTCTTTGACTCCACGTGAGGAAAAAGTTCTTCGTTTGCGTTTTGGTCTAGACGATGGTAGACAGAGCACTTTAGAAGAAGTGGGACAAAAATTTGGCGTTACGAGAGAGAGAATTCGTCAGATTGAAGCAAAAGCGCTTAGAAAACTGAGACATCCAAGTCGCTCGAAAAAGTTGAAAGATTATTTAGAATAG
- a CDS encoding DNA primase, producing MSRIYEDRLKEGKIMPYYGQDAIEEIRESVDIVDLIGEYVSLKKKGKHFVALCPFHSEKTPSFTVNREKQIYYCFGCQNGGDIYNFLMEYEHLDFTEAMERLAERAGIELVPEKGSSRENKKDHTLLEINLEAARYFYACFSETGGKEALAYLIEREVTAETRKRFKIGYAPAGWDDLINHLMQKKFLPKDMERAGIANSKDDHKYYTRFRNRLMFPIENIKGEIIGFGGRILGAGEPKYLNSPETPMFQKKHNLYAINLALPEMKRTSTALLMEGYMDVAMSHQNGFTNAVASLGTAFTKEQAALLSRYVQEVVLVYDSDNAGRKATIRAAEAFAESDILVRVADLGEEKDPDDFIKKNGREAFEHVLNRALPFYEYLLSVGIRHSNLDDIEQKVALSKKLVPYLGRIRNAVKMSEYIKLTAKKLDISEESLRFEIKKSKSNDRLEERKEQCRIERREERAEKKAKSIDQIGAREETELLNLCMRDLSIYQKLQNEISTIEYNGTLTKRCFGLLQELECEGKLSFHEVLEKLTEEEKKKVLSITMDEMNPLNVETAKAWIGALKKESLKKEMEEIKTKMDFLEKEGNSSGLLELKKKFKSLQEQRNRI from the coding sequence TTGTCACGAATCTATGAGGATAGACTTAAGGAAGGGAAAATTATGCCATATTACGGACAGGATGCAATCGAAGAAATTCGGGAGTCAGTAGATATAGTGGATTTAATTGGAGAATATGTATCTCTTAAGAAAAAAGGGAAACATTTTGTCGCCTTATGTCCTTTTCATTCAGAGAAGACACCATCGTTTACAGTGAACCGGGAAAAACAAATTTACTATTGTTTCGGTTGTCAGAATGGTGGCGACATTTACAATTTCCTGATGGAATATGAACACCTGGACTTTACAGAAGCAATGGAAAGACTAGCGGAACGGGCTGGTATTGAACTGGTCCCAGAAAAAGGTTCCAGCAGGGAGAATAAGAAAGACCACACGTTGCTAGAAATCAATCTTGAAGCAGCCCGCTATTTTTATGCTTGTTTTTCTGAAACAGGTGGCAAGGAAGCATTAGCCTATCTCATCGAGAGGGAGGTAACTGCTGAAACCAGGAAACGATTTAAAATTGGTTATGCACCAGCTGGTTGGGATGACCTCATTAACCACTTGATGCAAAAGAAATTCTTACCCAAGGATATGGAGAGAGCAGGCATTGCAAACAGCAAGGATGACCATAAGTACTATACAAGATTCCGTAACCGTTTGATGTTTCCAATTGAGAATATAAAAGGGGAAATCATTGGTTTTGGTGGCAGAATCCTGGGGGCAGGTGAGCCAAAGTACTTGAATAGTCCTGAAACGCCGATGTTCCAAAAGAAGCATAACTTGTATGCGATTAATTTGGCCTTGCCTGAGATGAAAAGAACATCTACGGCGCTTCTTATGGAGGGCTATATGGATGTGGCCATGAGCCATCAAAATGGCTTCACCAATGCTGTGGCCTCACTCGGTACGGCTTTCACGAAGGAGCAGGCTGCGCTTTTATCACGCTATGTGCAAGAAGTGGTCTTGGTGTATGATTCAGATAACGCTGGACGAAAAGCGACTATTCGAGCTGCAGAGGCTTTTGCTGAATCGGATATACTGGTAAGAGTGGCGGACCTTGGCGAAGAAAAAGATCCGGATGATTTTATTAAGAAAAATGGCAGGGAAGCCTTTGAGCATGTCCTTAACCGAGCACTTCCATTTTATGAGTATTTGCTTTCAGTGGGTATACGTCATAGCAATTTAGATGATATTGAACAAAAGGTTGCTTTAAGCAAGAAGCTGGTTCCGTATCTTGGCAGAATACGCAATGCAGTCAAAATGTCAGAGTATATTAAACTGACTGCTAAAAAGTTAGATATTAGTGAAGAAAGTCTTCGGTTTGAAATTAAAAAGTCAAAGAGCAACGACCGATTAGAGGAACGCAAAGAACAATGTCGAATAGAAAGAAGAGAAGAGAGAGCAGAAAAGAAAGCGAAGTCGATAGACCAAATCGGAGCTAGGGAAGAAACTGAGTTGCTAAATCTTTGTATGCGTGATTTGTCTATTTACCAGAAACTTCAAAATGAGATTTCGACGATTGAATACAATGGTACTTTGACCAAGAGGTGCTTTGGTCTTCTGCAGGAACTAGAATGCGAGGGTAAGCTGAGTTTCCACGAGGTTTTAGAAAAACTGACTGAGGAAGAGAAAAAGAAAGTGCTTTCTATAACTATGGATGAAATGAATCCTTTAAATGTAGAAACTGCCAAGGCTTGGATAGGAGCACTTAAGAAAGAATCTCTTAAGAAGGAAATGGAAGAAATAAAAACAAAAATGGATTTTCTAGAAAAAGAAGGAAATAGCAGTGGCTTGCTAGAATTAAAAAAGAAGTTCAAATCTTTACAGGAACAACGAAATAGAATATAA
- the nifU gene encoding Fe-S cluster assembly scaffold protein NifU, translating to MYSDKVMDHFDHPRNVGILEDADAVGTVGNAKCGDIMRIYLNIEDDIIQDVSFKTFGCGAAVATSSMATELVKGKRIEEALKITNKAVMDALDGLPPNKVHCSLLAEEAINAAIYDYAKKHGKTYEGLHEPVEDIHEDE from the coding sequence ATGTATAGCGATAAAGTGATGGATCATTTTGATCATCCTAGGAATGTAGGGATTTTGGAGGATGCCGATGCAGTAGGTACGGTTGGCAATGCGAAGTGCGGAGATATTATGAGGATTTACCTCAATATAGAAGATGATATTATACAGGATGTGAGTTTCAAGACATTTGGGTGTGGGGCGGCGGTAGCTACGAGCAGTATGGCCACAGAATTGGTTAAGGGTAAAAGGATAGAAGAAGCTCTGAAAATTACCAATAAAGCCGTTATGGATGCCTTGGACGGACTTCCTCCCAATAAGGTACATTGTAGTTTGTTGGCAGAGGAAGCAATCAATGCAGCGATTTATGATTACGCAAAAAAGCATGGTAAAACCTACGAAGGTTTACATGAACCAGTGGAAGATATTCATGAAGATGAGTAA
- the nifS gene encoding cysteine desulfurase NifS gives MKEIYMDNAATTRTSERVIKVANTVLENTYYNPSSIYDGAQQTKAEIENVRKEVAASLKADAKEIYFTSGGTESDNWAIKGVAAKMKSGHIITSAIEHHAVLHTCEYLEKQGFSVSYIPVDEKGLVSVEDIKKEIRQDTILISVMYANNEIGTIQPISEIGQLAREKGILFHTDAVQAYGKLDIDVQEENIDMLSLSAHKLHGLKGTGALYIRKGIKLDNLIHGGAQEKKKRAGTENVLGILALGEALRESYEERERKNQVVTGWRNHLIETVLATVPHSRLNGDLTNRLPGNVNISFRFIEGESLLMLLEKQGIMASSGSACTSGSLDPSHVLLAIGLPHEIAHGSLRISLDYMENNEEQIEHLIKVLPGIVERLRDLSPLYEDYLKEEN, from the coding sequence ATGAAAGAGATATATATGGATAATGCTGCCACTACTAGAACTTCTGAACGAGTCATTAAAGTGGCCAATACAGTTCTTGAAAATACCTACTATAATCCATCTAGTATTTATGATGGCGCTCAGCAGACAAAAGCAGAAATTGAAAATGTCCGCAAAGAGGTAGCTGCGAGTTTAAAGGCAGATGCAAAGGAAATATATTTTACTTCCGGTGGAACGGAAAGTGATAATTGGGCTATAAAAGGTGTGGCGGCTAAGATGAAATCCGGTCATATCATTACTAGTGCAATTGAACATCATGCGGTGCTGCATACTTGTGAATACTTGGAGAAACAAGGTTTTAGTGTAAGTTATATACCCGTGGATGAAAAGGGACTAGTCAGTGTAGAGGATATTAAAAAGGAAATTCGACAAGACACAATTTTGATTAGTGTAATGTATGCGAATAATGAAATCGGGACGATTCAGCCAATCTCAGAAATAGGGCAGTTGGCTAGGGAAAAAGGTATTCTTTTCCACACAGATGCGGTACAGGCATATGGAAAACTAGATATTGATGTTCAAGAAGAAAATATTGATATGCTATCTCTATCGGCACACAAGTTGCATGGCTTGAAAGGTACTGGAGCGCTCTATATAAGAAAAGGTATCAAGCTAGATAATCTGATTCATGGCGGAGCGCAAGAGAAGAAAAAAAGGGCTGGTACGGAGAATGTATTAGGAATTCTTGCACTAGGTGAAGCGCTGAGAGAAAGTTATGAGGAACGTGAACGAAAAAATCAGGTTGTAACTGGATGGCGTAATCACCTAATCGAAACAGTATTGGCTACGGTTCCACATAGTCGGTTGAACGGTGATTTAACGAATAGACTTCCTGGAAATGTGAATATTTCTTTCCGCTTTATTGAAGGAGAATCACTTTTGATGCTATTGGAAAAACAAGGAATTATGGCGTCTAGTGGTTCAGCCTGCACATCAGGTTCATTGGACCCAAGTCATGTGTTGCTTGCTATTGGTTTGCCACATGAAATAGCACATGGATCTTTAAGAATAAGTTTAGACTATATGGAAAATAACGAGGAACAAATAGAACATCTTATTAAGGTGCTACCAGGAATTGTTGAAAGGCTTAGAGATTTATCGCCTTTGTATGAGGATTATCTAAAGGAGGAAAATTAA
- a CDS encoding Rrf2 family transcriptional regulator: MKITTKGRYGLRAMVELGRAFEDQEYISLKSVSQNQNIPENYLERLLAKMRKADLVATRRGTQGGYRLTKSPKEISVLEILQAVDESLYLVECTEDTTSCPQYESCPSHRIWAKMAKQMQLVAQETNLEELL; the protein is encoded by the coding sequence ATGAAGATTACAACTAAAGGAAGATATGGGCTAAGAGCGATGGTGGAATTGGGTCGCGCCTTTGAGGACCAAGAGTACATTTCTCTTAAAAGCGTATCCCAAAATCAGAATATACCGGAAAATTACTTAGAACGTTTACTTGCCAAAATGCGTAAGGCAGATTTAGTGGCAACACGTCGTGGAACCCAAGGGGGTTATCGCTTGACGAAAAGTCCAAAAGAAATTAGTGTGCTGGAAATACTGCAGGCAGTAGACGAATCGCTGTATTTAGTCGAATGTACCGAAGATACGACAAGTTGTCCTCAATATGAAAGCTGTCCTAGCCATAGGATTTGGGCAAAGATGGCCAAGCAGATGCAACTTGTAGCCCAGGAAACAAATCTAGAAGAATTGCTATAG
- a CDS encoding DUF4080 domain-containing protein: protein MMKILLTTFNAKYVHSSLALYSLSANVPAKYKVQQLEMTINMSFMSCLAEVANKKPDILLFSVYIWNSERTLRFITEIRKIMPEIRIFLGGPEATGRCKQIFESQPEVEGIFIGEGEETFKEFCDRLYEGKPLVNLAGLMLRDCEFIPRPYLDMNSLRFPYTELDLEENRDKLIYYESSRGCPFSCAYCLSSLEKRTRYKNLSTVYEEITQLLQFEPQTIKFVDRTFNLDGVRTKSILKYIRSLAPQKTCFHFEVSADLFDEETMDILMDMPDNLVQLEIGLQSTNQETLKLCGRKTDVEKIRKNILRLVRQENMHIHLDLIAGLPAEDFYSFKKSFEDALAMHPHMLQLGFLKLLPGSSLDVRKEEYGIVSQDLPPYEVLKTGVLDFEELCFLKQAENAVDGFYNSSIMRNIMQIMPFIYPGGALQFFYDLDACYHNQEGGRYKGLNRKFYAVYRLIDETGLCADKELLRELIFLDYLFLSDKKFIPEFLLSGQKGQEQIIEKLSINRSYIDLISQLTDCKSSRDIYKYTRLLSVSRQCYLMMQKLPMLAVEKGIVDEKTIAGLQEVLSSIEGWDETRYILLFDYRYERGIFSVPRILNLQ from the coding sequence ATGATGAAAATACTTCTAACAACATTTAATGCAAAATATGTACATAGTTCCTTAGCCCTGTATTCCCTAAGTGCCAACGTCCCAGCAAAGTACAAGGTACAACAGCTGGAAATGACTATCAATATGTCGTTTATGTCTTGTTTAGCAGAAGTTGCAAACAAAAAGCCGGATATATTGTTGTTCTCAGTATATATATGGAACTCTGAACGCACCTTGCGTTTTATTACAGAAATAAGAAAAATAATGCCTGAAATTCGAATCTTTCTAGGAGGACCGGAGGCTACTGGACGATGCAAGCAGATATTCGAGAGTCAACCAGAGGTTGAAGGCATATTTATTGGTGAAGGCGAGGAAACGTTTAAGGAGTTCTGCGATAGGTTATATGAGGGAAAGCCATTGGTAAATTTAGCAGGTTTAATGCTTCGAGATTGTGAATTCATACCTAGACCGTATCTAGATATGAATAGCTTGCGTTTCCCTTATACAGAGTTAGATCTTGAAGAGAATCGAGACAAGCTTATCTACTATGAGTCCAGCAGAGGCTGCCCCTTTTCTTGTGCTTATTGTCTTTCCTCTTTGGAAAAAAGGACTAGATACAAGAATTTGTCTACGGTATATGAAGAGATTACTCAACTGCTACAATTTGAACCACAAACGATCAAATTTGTAGACCGCACGTTTAATTTAGATGGTGTGCGTACAAAATCCATCTTAAAATATATTCGCTCATTAGCGCCTCAAAAAACATGTTTTCATTTTGAGGTTAGCGCAGATCTATTTGATGAGGAAACAATGGATATACTTATGGATATGCCGGACAATCTTGTACAACTAGAGATTGGCTTGCAGAGTACAAACCAAGAAACGCTAAAATTGTGTGGACGCAAGACGGATGTAGAAAAGATTAGAAAAAATATATTGCGCTTGGTAAGGCAGGAGAATATGCATATTCATCTTGATCTAATAGCAGGGTTACCGGCTGAAGATTTTTATTCCTTTAAAAAGTCTTTTGAAGATGCCCTGGCCATGCACCCACATATGTTACAGTTGGGTTTTTTGAAACTCCTACCTGGTTCATCCTTAGATGTCAGAAAAGAAGAATATGGGATTGTATCCCAAGATTTACCCCCATATGAAGTATTGAAAACAGGGGTTCTCGATTTCGAAGAGCTATGTTTTTTAAAACAAGCAGAAAATGCAGTAGATGGATTTTACAATAGCAGTATCATGCGCAATATTATGCAGATTATGCCATTCATTTACCCAGGGGGTGCCTTGCAGTTTTTCTACGATTTAGATGCCTGCTATCACAACCAGGAGGGTGGACGCTATAAGGGCTTGAATAGAAAATTCTATGCTGTTTACCGCTTGATTGACGAAACAGGTCTATGCGCAGACAAGGAACTTCTTAGAGAACTTATATTCTTGGATTATCTATTCCTTTCGGATAAGAAATTTATCCCAGAATTTTTATTGAGCGGACAAAAGGGGCAAGAACAAATAATCGAAAAGCTGTCCATAAATCGGTCATATATAGATCTTATTTCGCAGCTAACAGACTGCAAGAGTTCGAGAGATATTTATAAGTACACTAGATTGCTGAGTGTGTCGAGACAATGCTATTTGATGATGCAGAAACTCCCAATGTTAGCAGTCGAAAAGGGAATTGTTGATGAGAAAACGATAGCTGGTCTTCAGGAGGTACTTTCTTCTATTGAAGGCTGGGATGAAACTAGATATATTCTCCTATTTGATTACAGGTATGAAAGAGGAATTTTTTCCGTTCCTCGAATACTGAATTTGCAGTAA
- a CDS encoding deoxyguanosinetriphosphate triphosphohydrolase codes for MLYRERWEEIEQQILSEKACLSKRSKGRDRAEEPCDIRTAFQRDRDRIVHAKSFRRLKHKTQVFISPGGDHFRTRLTHTLEVSQISRTIARGLRLNEDLVEAIALGHDLGHTPFGHAGESMLSELLPQGFKHNEQSLRIVEVLENNRKGLNLTQEVKDGILNHTGPGIPITLEGQIVKIADRIAYVNHDIDDALRANIISTKDIPKECLRILGNSHSERIDVMVRDMINTSEGLDKIQMGETVGGAMSELRDYLFSHVYVGSSAKTEDKKVRRLLTELFEYYMNNPHELPKEYLQVDDAISRKVADYISGMTDSYATQIYVSLFIPTGYPLKKS; via the coding sequence ATGCTATATAGAGAACGTTGGGAAGAAATTGAACAACAAATATTGAGTGAAAAAGCCTGCCTTAGCAAACGGAGCAAGGGCAGAGATCGAGCAGAGGAACCTTGTGATATTCGTACAGCCTTCCAGAGGGACAGGGACCGTATTGTACATGCTAAATCGTTCCGGAGATTGAAACACAAGACGCAGGTTTTCATTTCACCTGGTGGAGACCATTTTCGCACTAGGTTAACCCACACCTTGGAAGTCTCCCAGATATCTAGAACGATTGCCCGAGGCCTTCGCTTAAATGAAGACCTGGTGGAAGCAATTGCTTTGGGACATGATTTAGGGCATACACCATTTGGCCATGCCGGAGAGTCAATGCTGTCTGAACTGCTACCCCAAGGTTTCAAACACAATGAGCAAAGTTTAAGAATAGTCGAGGTCCTTGAGAATAACCGAAAAGGGCTGAATCTCACCCAGGAAGTGAAGGACGGCATCCTTAACCACACGGGTCCAGGGATTCCCATTACGTTGGAAGGTCAAATTGTAAAGATCGCTGACCGGATTGCTTATGTTAACCATGATATAGACGATGCATTAAGAGCAAACATCATCTCAACCAAAGATATTCCGAAGGAGTGTTTAAGAATATTGGGCAATTCACATAGTGAAAGAATAGATGTGATGGTGCGCGATATGATTAATACGAGTGAAGGTTTAGATAAAATACAGATGGGTGAAACAGTTGGTGGAGCTATGAGTGAACTGCGTGATTACCTCTTCAGTCATGTATATGTCGGTTCATCTGCAAAGACCGAGGATAAAAAGGTACGGAGGTTATTGACAGAATTATTCGAATATTATATGAATAATCCCCATGAATTGCCCAAGGAATATTTGCAGGTTGACGATGCAATTAGTCGAAAGGTAGCAGACTATATCTCAGGCATGACGGATTCCTATGCCACACAGATTTATGTGTCTCTTTTTATACCGACCGGCTATCCCCTAAAAAAATCATGA